The Neorhodopirellula lusitana genome includes a window with the following:
- a CDS encoding Bax inhibitor-1/YccA family protein gives MSQVNPYATNDPMGGSAFGPAAFAEESARTAFIRRTYSHLTGAVFALMAIEFVLFTVVPRETMTGLVRTMMSGYGWLIVLGAFMGVSWVARSWATSGGSMAKQYAGLGLYVIAEAVILLPALYVAIVAMKQPNIPILAAIITSVCFAGLTAFVFMTRVDLASWGTYLFMAGLVAMGVVVAGVLFGFSLGLFFSAAMVALACGYILYDTSNVLHHYNTSQHVAASLALFASVALLFYYVLRILMAFSSDD, from the coding sequence ATGAGTCAAGTCAACCCATACGCTACAAACGACCCGATGGGTGGATCCGCCTTCGGACCAGCAGCGTTTGCCGAAGAGTCGGCTCGAACGGCCTTCATCCGTCGTACCTACAGTCACTTGACTGGTGCGGTGTTCGCTTTGATGGCCATTGAATTCGTGCTGTTCACCGTGGTTCCTCGCGAGACCATGACCGGGCTCGTGCGGACGATGATGAGCGGGTACGGATGGTTAATCGTGCTAGGCGCCTTCATGGGCGTTAGCTGGGTCGCTCGATCGTGGGCCACCAGTGGTGGTTCGATGGCAAAACAATACGCTGGGTTGGGGCTGTACGTTATCGCCGAAGCGGTGATTTTGTTGCCGGCTTTGTATGTCGCGATTGTGGCAATGAAGCAGCCCAATATTCCGATTCTGGCGGCCATCATCACCAGCGTTTGTTTTGCGGGGCTAACGGCGTTTGTGTTCATGACGCGTGTCGATCTTGCTTCGTGGGGCACCTACCTGTTTATGGCGGGTTTGGTTGCCATGGGCGTGGTTGTCGCTGGGGTGTTGTTCGGGTTCTCGTTGGGGCTGTTTTTCAGTGCTGCAATGGTTGCCCTAGCATGTGGTTACATCTTGTATGACACGTCCAATGTTCTGCATCATTACAACACCAGCCAACATGTGGCGGCGTCGCTGGCCTTGTTTGCGTCGGTTGCGTTGCTGTTCTATTACGTGCTTCGCATCTTGATGGCGTTTTCGTCTGACGACTGA
- a CDS encoding putative manganese-dependent inorganic diphosphatase, which translates to MTVHVFGHRNPDTDAICSAIAYADYLRRTTRPDAIAACCGPPNERTEFALHQADVPLPRIIMDVRPELDDICNREVVFARPTDVFYDVYKRMNEHGLRAIPVLDEDDRLLGLVTLLNLLELVFRGGVDPESSRGVRSTLDSVVQVLGGKFQHEVDSHEPEDLVVTVGAMSAGGFTERLKKYPAERLLVVSGDRPTIQLPALEMGVRALVVTGGFELSSGLIELARNRGVAIISSPLDTATTTMRIKAAQIIENAIDRDFMQLSAKMPVTEAKQQVARCNQPVFPVTDNNKLIGVLSKSDLIHPPRPQLVLVDHNELGQAVEGAEEADIIEVLDHHRLGGSLKSTGPMRFTMDPVGSTCTLVARMFHQSKIDPEPGVALCMASGIISDTLFLRSPTTTDVDRDLLEWLRGFCKPELDQFAAEFFQVGSALRTCTPDKVVREDCKQFEEGGKRFSISQIEEIGFDLFWQRQHELAKALEGLAKDLQVEFSALLVTDISSNGSLLLMSSEPEGWEEINYPQLEDKLYKLDNVVSRKKQLLPLISSLLELTPAH; encoded by the coding sequence ATGACGGTTCACGTCTTCGGTCACCGCAATCCAGACACTGATGCCATCTGCAGCGCCATCGCGTATGCGGACTACCTGCGACGAACCACGCGGCCCGACGCGATTGCGGCGTGTTGCGGTCCGCCGAATGAACGGACTGAATTTGCGCTGCATCAAGCTGACGTGCCGTTGCCGCGGATCATCATGGATGTGCGTCCCGAATTGGACGACATTTGCAATCGCGAAGTCGTTTTTGCTCGTCCCACCGACGTGTTCTATGACGTCTATAAGCGGATGAATGAGCACGGTCTTCGCGCGATCCCCGTTTTGGACGAAGACGATCGTTTGTTGGGATTGGTGACGCTGCTTAACTTGCTTGAGCTCGTGTTTCGGGGCGGCGTCGATCCGGAAAGTTCCCGAGGCGTTCGCTCGACACTCGATAGCGTCGTGCAAGTCTTGGGTGGCAAGTTCCAGCATGAAGTGGACTCGCACGAACCTGAAGACTTGGTTGTCACCGTCGGTGCGATGAGCGCGGGCGGATTTACTGAGCGGCTAAAAAAGTATCCAGCCGAGCGATTGTTGGTTGTCAGTGGTGACCGACCCACGATTCAATTGCCCGCCTTGGAGATGGGCGTTCGCGCTTTGGTTGTTACGGGTGGTTTTGAACTGTCCAGCGGCTTGATTGAATTGGCACGCAATCGTGGTGTCGCGATCATTTCCAGTCCGCTTGATACCGCCACGACGACGATGCGGATCAAGGCGGCCCAGATCATTGAAAACGCGATCGATCGCGACTTCATGCAATTGTCGGCAAAGATGCCGGTCACCGAAGCGAAACAGCAGGTTGCTCGATGTAACCAGCCGGTATTCCCGGTCACCGATAACAATAAGCTGATCGGTGTGCTTAGCAAAAGCGATCTGATCCACCCGCCGCGTCCCCAGCTTGTGTTGGTCGATCACAACGAACTTGGGCAAGCCGTTGAGGGCGCCGAAGAGGCGGATATCATTGAAGTGCTGGATCACCACCGGCTTGGTGGGTCGCTGAAGTCAACTGGCCCGATGCGGTTCACTATGGATCCGGTTGGTTCCACGTGCACGCTTGTTGCTCGCATGTTTCATCAAAGTAAGATCGATCCGGAGCCCGGTGTCGCGTTGTGCATGGCGTCGGGGATTATCAGTGATACGCTGTTCTTGCGTTCGCCGACGACGACCGATGTGGACCGCGATCTTCTGGAATGGCTGCGTGGATTCTGTAAGCCAGAGTTGGATCAGTTTGCAGCTGAGTTCTTTCAGGTCGGATCGGCGCTCCGGACCTGCACGCCTGATAAGGTCGTACGGGAGGATTGCAAGCAATTTGAAGAAGGCGGCAAGCGTTTTTCGATTTCCCAGATCGAAGAGATTGGTTTCGATCTGTTCTGGCAGCGACAGCACGAACTTGCCAAGGCACTGGAGGGTTTAGCGAAGGACCTGCAGGTCGAGTTTTCGGCGTTGTTGGTCACCGACATCTCCAGCAACGGAAGCCTGTTGTTGATGAGTAGCGAACCGGAGGGCTGGGAGGAAATCAATTACCCGCAACTCGAAGACAAACTTTACAAGCTTGATAATGTGGTCAGCCGTAAGAAGCAATTGTTGCCACTGATTAGCAGCTTGCTTGAACTCACGCCGGCTCACTAA
- a CDS encoding co-chaperone GroES: MATATKKASKIRLQPLGERIVVQRDESESTTAGGIVLPDSAKDKPARGTVVAIGTGKQLDDGSRAPSQLENGERVLFSSYAGETVEIDDVEYLLMREDDVLAVIG, encoded by the coding sequence ATGGCAACTGCCACGAAGAAGGCTTCCAAGATTCGTCTGCAACCCCTCGGTGAGCGAATCGTCGTTCAGCGTGATGAAAGCGAAAGCACCACGGCCGGCGGCATCGTGCTTCCCGACTCGGCTAAAGACAAGCCAGCCCGCGGTACCGTTGTTGCAATCGGCACCGGTAAGCAACTCGATGACGGGTCGCGTGCACCTAGCCAGCTGGAAAATGGCGAACGCGTTTTGTTCAGCAGCTACGCCGGCGAAACCGTCGAAATCGACGACGTTGAGTACCTTCTGATGCGTGAAGACGACGTCCTGGCCGTGATTGGCTAG
- the argC gene encoding N-acetyl-gamma-glutamyl-phosphate reductase, translating into MLRVALIGSTGYTALEVARLLTAHRGAELTVATSRSDEGKPLAEIHPSLAGRCDIALSQFEPDEIAKQADVAMCCLPHGASAQSVKDLVDAGMRVVDFSADFRLSSVELYEHWYGVKHPWPERVGNVVYGMPEFFAEQIATADVVANPGCYPTSAIMPLAPLVKAGLVDCQDIIVDSKSGVSGAGRSPKLGTLYCEANEQIAAYAIASHRHGPEMQDLIHRISGQSVEVLFTPHLTPMDRGILSTIYVRPTVAAGQTPVDIQAKMMDKLRETYADEPFIHVVDHLPSTKHVAMTNHVQMTVRVSGTEEAPGRAVIVCAIDNLTKGASGAAIQNMNVMFGLDPSEGL; encoded by the coding sequence ATGTTGCGTGTCGCGTTAATCGGTTCGACCGGATACACCGCTTTGGAAGTCGCCCGTTTGTTGACCGCTCACCGGGGAGCTGAGCTGACGGTGGCGACGAGTCGGTCGGATGAGGGCAAGCCTCTCGCGGAGATTCATCCGAGTTTGGCGGGTCGATGCGATATCGCGTTGAGTCAGTTCGAGCCGGACGAAATCGCAAAGCAAGCTGATGTTGCGATGTGCTGTCTGCCGCACGGCGCGTCCGCTCAAAGCGTCAAGGACTTGGTTGATGCGGGAATGCGAGTCGTCGACTTCAGCGCCGACTTTCGCTTGTCCAGCGTCGAGCTTTACGAACACTGGTACGGTGTCAAACACCCTTGGCCGGAGCGTGTGGGCAATGTGGTCTATGGGATGCCCGAGTTCTTTGCTGAGCAAATTGCCACGGCAGATGTGGTTGCCAATCCAGGCTGCTACCCAACCTCGGCGATCATGCCGCTGGCTCCCTTGGTGAAGGCCGGTTTGGTTGACTGCCAGGACATCATTGTTGATTCCAAGAGCGGTGTCAGCGGCGCTGGTCGTTCGCCCAAATTGGGGACGTTGTACTGCGAGGCGAATGAGCAAATTGCGGCTTATGCGATCGCCTCGCACCGGCACGGACCCGAGATGCAGGATCTGATTCACCGCATCAGCGGTCAAAGCGTTGAGGTTCTCTTTACTCCTCATTTAACGCCAATGGATCGCGGCATCCTGTCGACGATTTATGTCCGGCCAACGGTTGCGGCAGGTCAGACGCCGGTCGATATTCAGGCGAAGATGATGGACAAGCTACGCGAAACTTACGCTGACGAACCGTTCATTCATGTCGTCGATCATTTGCCGTCCACGAAGCATGTCGCGATGACCAACCATGTTCAAATGACGGTGCGTGTCTCCGGCACGGAAGAAGCCCCCGGACGGGCGGTCATCGTGTGTGCGATTGATAACCTGACCAAGGGGGCCAGTGGCGCAGCGATTCAAAACATGAATGTCATGTTTGGTTTGGATCCGTCCGAAGGCCTGTAG
- the groL gene encoding chaperonin GroEL (60 kDa chaperone family; promotes refolding of misfolded polypeptides especially under stressful conditions; forms two stacked rings of heptamers to form a barrel-shaped 14mer; ends can be capped by GroES; misfolded proteins enter the barrel where they are refolded when GroES binds): MPKIIAFDQEAREAIRRGVSKLARTVKVTLGPKGRNVILQKSFGSPTVTKDGVTVAKEIDLEDPYENMGARMVREVASKTSDVAGDGTTTATVMAEAIFNEGLKAVVAGVNPIQMKSGIEAAVVDITEQLHKMAVKVKDQEAMANVATIASNNDREIGDLLADAMSKVGKDGVITVDEGKSLQTEQEWVEGMQFDRGYLSPYFVTDPTSMEVVLEDAYVLVYEKKISNIKDMVPMLEKVVQQGKPLLIIAEDVDGEALATLVINRLRGTFTVAAVKAPGYGDRRKAMMEDIAILTGGQAIFEALGVKLDSVDLPQLGRAKKVIIDKDNTTIIEGAGKTAGIQARIGQIRREIELCSSDYDREKLEERLAKLAGGVAKVNVGAATESEMKEKKARVEDALHATRAAVEEGILPGGGVALLRASGKVTPADTLTEDQKVGYKIVLRSCRAPLTMISENAGQDGGIVCEKVLSMKGNEGYNALTDVYEDLVKAGVIDPTKVTRTALGNAASVATLLLTSDALIAEKPAKSGKAGHGGDHDMY; this comes from the coding sequence ATGCCCAAAATCATTGCTTTCGACCAAGAAGCCCGTGAAGCGATTCGCCGCGGCGTCAGCAAGCTAGCTCGTACCGTTAAGGTCACTCTCGGTCCCAAGGGCCGTAACGTGATCTTGCAAAAGAGCTTCGGTAGCCCAACCGTGACCAAGGACGGCGTGACCGTTGCCAAGGAAATCGATCTGGAAGACCCATACGAAAACATGGGTGCTCGTATGGTCCGCGAAGTCGCTTCGAAGACCAGCGATGTTGCTGGTGACGGAACGACCACCGCCACCGTGATGGCCGAAGCGATCTTCAACGAAGGCCTGAAGGCTGTCGTTGCTGGCGTGAACCCAATCCAAATGAAGAGCGGCATCGAAGCTGCTGTTGTCGACATCACCGAGCAACTGCACAAGATGGCCGTGAAGGTCAAAGACCAAGAAGCCATGGCGAACGTCGCCACCATCGCAAGTAACAACGACCGTGAAATCGGCGACTTGTTGGCTGACGCGATGAGCAAGGTTGGCAAGGACGGCGTGATCACCGTCGACGAAGGCAAGAGCCTGCAAACCGAGCAAGAGTGGGTTGAAGGGATGCAGTTCGATCGCGGCTATCTTTCGCCGTACTTCGTGACTGATCCAACCAGCATGGAAGTCGTTCTCGAAGACGCCTACGTCTTGGTTTACGAAAAGAAGATCAGCAACATCAAAGACATGGTGCCAATGCTCGAGAAGGTTGTCCAGCAAGGCAAGCCTCTCTTGATCATCGCTGAAGACGTCGATGGTGAAGCACTCGCGACTCTCGTGATCAACCGCTTGCGTGGCACATTTACCGTCGCCGCTGTGAAGGCTCCTGGCTACGGCGATCGTCGCAAGGCCATGATGGAAGACATCGCGATCTTGACCGGTGGCCAAGCCATCTTCGAAGCACTCGGTGTGAAGCTCGACAGCGTCGACCTGCCACAACTTGGACGTGCCAAGAAGGTCATCATCGACAAAGACAACACCACCATCATTGAAGGTGCTGGCAAGACCGCTGGCATCCAAGCTCGCATCGGCCAAATCCGTCGCGAAATCGAACTTTGCAGCAGCGATTACGATCGCGAAAAGCTGGAAGAACGATTGGCTAAGCTTGCCGGTGGTGTTGCCAAGGTGAACGTTGGTGCGGCAACCGAATCGGAAATGAAGGAAAAGAAAGCTCGCGTTGAAGACGCGTTGCACGCAACTCGTGCTGCTGTCGAAGAAGGCATTCTTCCTGGTGGTGGTGTTGCTCTGCTTCGTGCTTCGGGCAAGGTCACACCAGCGGACACTCTGACCGAAGACCAAAAGGTTGGCTACAAGATCGTCTTGCGTTCTTGCCGTGCTCCATTGACCATGATCAGCGAAAACGCTGGCCAAGATGGTGGCATCGTGTGCGAGAAGGTTCTTAGCATGAAGGGCAACGAAGGCTACAACGCGTTGACCGATGTCTACGAAGACCTCGTCAAGGCTGGCGTCATCGACCCAACCAAGGTGACTCGCACCGCACTGGGCAACGCCGCTTCGGTTGCAACCTTGTTGCTGACCAGCGACGCACTGATTGCTGAAAAACCAGCAAAGAGTGGTAAAGCCGGCCACGGTGGCGACCACGACATGTACTAG
- a CDS encoding dCTP deaminase has protein sequence MILSSEQILQRIGDELTIEPFDPQRLNPNSYNLSLHDELLVYEEVVLDSAAPNRYRRLEIPAEGITLQPGTLYLGRTVELTETHGLVPVLHARSSLGRLGLILNPGGSIGQAGYCGTWTLEMHCVQPVKIYPGLQVCQISYHQIVGEYENDDSSKYQNSTDIQPSLLHRELGYDDRDTQLELSFEEAIRSAQ, from the coding sequence ATGATATTATCCAGCGAACAGATTTTACAGCGAATAGGCGACGAATTGACGATCGAACCCTTCGATCCTCAGCGTCTTAACCCCAACAGCTACAACCTGTCGCTCCACGACGAGCTACTCGTTTACGAAGAAGTCGTCCTCGATTCCGCTGCCCCGAACCGCTATCGGCGGCTTGAAATCCCCGCCGAAGGCATCACGCTGCAACCCGGCACGCTGTACTTGGGTCGCACCGTCGAACTAACCGAAACGCACGGCCTGGTGCCCGTCCTGCATGCTAGATCGTCATTGGGACGACTCGGCTTGATCTTGAACCCAGGCGGCAGCATCGGCCAGGCCGGCTACTGCGGCACATGGACGCTTGAAATGCACTGCGTTCAACCCGTCAAAATCTACCCGGGACTTCAGGTTTGCCAGATCTCGTACCACCAAATCGTTGGCGAATACGAAAACGACGACAGCAGCAAATACCAAAACAGCACCGACATCCAACCCAGCCTTCTACATCGCGAACTGGGATACGACGACCGTGACACCCAATTGGAACTGAGCTTCGAAGAAGCCATTCGCTCCGCCCAATAA
- a CDS encoding flavoprotein: MAQKRILLGIAGGIAAYKAADLCSKLAQAGHQVQVVMTSGATQFIGEATLAALSGRPVAMESFDSRFPLGPHIELAKEIDAFVVAPATASVLARFANGVADDLLSTLYLQNTASVLLAPAMSDPMWSKPSVRRNVATLVEDGCQIVGPEKGWLSCRVQGIGRMSEPAKILAAVTEILGQS; encoded by the coding sequence ATGGCACAAAAACGCATCCTCTTGGGAATCGCTGGTGGGATCGCGGCTTACAAAGCCGCGGACTTGTGTAGCAAGCTGGCTCAAGCGGGGCACCAGGTTCAGGTCGTGATGACGTCGGGTGCTACTCAATTCATTGGCGAGGCAACACTGGCGGCTTTATCGGGTCGCCCGGTTGCCATGGAATCGTTCGACAGTCGGTTCCCGTTGGGGCCGCACATTGAATTGGCGAAAGAGATCGATGCCTTCGTCGTCGCGCCGGCCACCGCATCCGTGTTAGCTCGGTTCGCAAATGGGGTTGCGGATGATTTGTTGAGTACTCTTTACCTTCAAAATACAGCGTCTGTTTTGCTCGCCCCTGCGATGAGTGACCCGATGTGGAGCAAGCCCAGTGTGCGACGCAATGTCGCGACTTTGGTCGAAGATGGGTGCCAGATCGTGGGACCTGAAAAAGGTTGGCTGAGTTGTCGGGTTCAGGGTATTGGTCGGATGAGTGAACCCGCTAAGATCCTGGCGGCAGTTACGGAGATTCTTGGTCAGTCGTAG
- a CDS encoding biopolymer transporter ExbD, producing the protein MKSPQQMGRGRANDELAMTSMIDVVFLLLVFFVWTSSFDLPETELPGQIAMASSPQADSGSAVRSAAGSSLSQRPESPRQSEIVVRIVEQTGQLSYQVGAVSLPTIAAVRDKLAVIARLPIETIVIVDPDDAVSVSGAVEVFDLARQLGFRRVVLAVEPAGS; encoded by the coding sequence ATGAAGTCACCTCAGCAAATGGGGCGGGGGCGAGCGAACGATGAGCTGGCCATGACCTCGATGATCGACGTGGTGTTCTTGTTGCTGGTGTTTTTCGTGTGGACCAGCAGTTTTGATCTGCCGGAAACCGAGTTGCCTGGCCAGATAGCGATGGCGAGTTCGCCCCAAGCGGATTCTGGATCGGCGGTGCGTTCGGCGGCGGGTTCCTCGCTGTCCCAGCGGCCTGAATCGCCTCGCCAGTCGGAGATCGTTGTGCGAATCGTTGAACAGACGGGCCAGCTGAGTTACCAGGTGGGGGCGGTTTCGCTGCCCACGATCGCGGCGGTCAGGGACAAGCTAGCGGTGATCGCCCGCTTGCCGATCGAGACGATTGTGATCGTTGACCCCGACGACGCGGTTTCAGTCTCCGGCGCCGTGGAAGTGTTCGATCTGGCTCGCCAGTTGGGGTTTCGGCGAGTGGTGTTGGCTGTCGAACCGGCTGGTTCTTAG
- a CDS encoding DegT/DnrJ/EryC1/StrS family aminotransferase: MDFLDRDEHGWPVWPPTDSAIMESLMQVWKSGDWGRYHSDIARQCCDAIASWWQSAPSGLSDLASANVRLCSSGTMAVELALRGVGVQGGDEVVLCAYDYPGNLRCIELLSAKPVLVDVQDDGVTMCVGSLRKVTGDPIKAVVVSHLYGQLANTKAIRQVCDERGWALIEDACQVPGAGTVDEGQFTPVGEFADAVTLSFGGSKPLTAGCGGAVMTRDGAIASRIRAYADRPSDTPAMSPLQCAALLPQLARLDEMNRRRSKVVGQLQELDWASVGGFALSGTDASVRSCHYKFAIQVADPGQRSELLRRFESIGLPVGEGFRSADRMSPRRARQPVPLPLARRLAEQVLLIDHRVLLADDLVERLGSCGIGK, from the coding sequence GTGGATTTCCTGGATCGAGACGAACATGGCTGGCCGGTTTGGCCGCCGACTGACTCAGCGATTATGGAATCGTTGATGCAGGTATGGAAGAGCGGGGACTGGGGGCGATACCACAGTGACATTGCTCGCCAGTGTTGCGATGCGATCGCGAGTTGGTGGCAAAGCGCACCGAGCGGTCTGTCGGATCTTGCTTCCGCCAATGTGCGTCTTTGTTCCAGTGGCACGATGGCGGTGGAATTGGCCCTTCGTGGGGTCGGTGTCCAGGGCGGCGACGAAGTTGTGTTGTGTGCGTACGACTATCCGGGAAATCTCCGGTGCATTGAGTTGTTGTCTGCCAAGCCCGTGCTGGTAGACGTGCAGGACGATGGGGTGACAATGTGCGTGGGTTCGTTGCGGAAGGTAACTGGGGATCCGATCAAGGCGGTGGTCGTTTCGCATCTTTATGGACAGCTCGCGAATACGAAGGCGATTCGCCAGGTATGTGACGAGCGTGGTTGGGCATTGATTGAAGATGCCTGCCAGGTTCCCGGCGCAGGCACAGTCGATGAAGGCCAGTTCACGCCGGTGGGGGAATTCGCTGATGCGGTGACACTTAGTTTTGGCGGTAGTAAGCCATTGACGGCCGGATGTGGTGGAGCTGTGATGACGCGAGATGGTGCGATCGCTTCTCGGATTCGAGCCTACGCAGATCGTCCGAGCGACACGCCCGCGATGTCTCCGTTGCAGTGTGCTGCTCTATTGCCGCAGTTGGCGAGGCTCGATGAAATGAATCGTCGTCGATCCAAGGTCGTTGGGCAATTGCAAGAATTGGACTGGGCCAGCGTTGGCGGCTTTGCCTTGTCGGGAACGGATGCTTCGGTCCGATCGTGTCACTATAAATTCGCAATTCAGGTTGCTGATCCCGGTCAGCGAAGTGAGCTTTTGAGACGATTCGAGAGCATCGGGTTGCCAGTCGGCGAAGGCTTTCGAAGTGCTGATCGCATGAGCCCTCGTCGGGCTCGCCAGCCTGTGCCGCTTCCGCTCGCACGTCGGCTCGCTGAGCAGGTTCTGTTGATTGATCACCGCGTGTTATTGGCGGATGACTTGGTCGAGCGACTTGGCTCTTGCGGAATTGGGAAGTAA
- a CDS encoding ExbD/TolR family protein, translating to MRSPSNHLTGNRRTPDRVTMTPMIDVVFLLIIFFLVSSHLSRRENRLPVSLANAQTGAMSELDDAGVTLTLDAERRLYLAGKEIRGDSLRASLGQLTASENRRGPASPAIRLRVDRSLAYEHLERLLGVLTELGIDDVAIVTSPSPVRAESEGRRP from the coding sequence ATGCGGTCACCCAGCAACCACCTCACCGGGAATCGACGCACGCCTGATCGCGTGACGATGACCCCCATGATTGATGTGGTGTTCTTGTTGATCATCTTTTTTCTGGTTTCAAGTCACTTGTCCCGACGAGAAAACCGGCTTCCCGTTTCGCTGGCGAACGCTCAAACGGGAGCGATGAGTGAGCTCGATGACGCGGGGGTGACTCTGACGCTCGATGCCGAGCGGCGTTTGTATTTGGCAGGAAAAGAGATCAGGGGCGATTCGCTTCGGGCGAGTTTGGGGCAACTTACCGCTTCGGAAAACAGACGAGGCCCAGCCTCGCCCGCGATTCGGCTGCGGGTTGATCGCAGTCTCGCTTACGAACATTTGGAGCGACTGCTTGGCGTGTTGACTGAGTTAGGGATCGATGATGTTGCGATTGTGACCAGCCCATCGCCGGTGCGAGCGGAATCGGAAGGCAGGCGACCATGA
- a CDS encoding sugar phosphate isomerase/epimerase family protein, producing MPTSSLPTPSRRNFLQTVAAAGAIASTSGILARSSQAAESDASDMPFKISLAEWSLHRALYAKDAEITNLDFPQLTREKFGIGAVEYVNQFFKDKARDEKYLTELKKRCSDHDVTSVLIMVDGEGKLGAADAQDRKKAVENHYQWVDAAKFLGCHSIRVNAASSGTYTEQLDYAADGLRQLSEYAVKQDIGVIVENHGGLSSNAAWLAVVMERVGMGNCGTLPDFGNFYITRGENPDLFNRYHGVQALMPYAKAVSAKTHAFDADGNETSTDYEKMMRIVLDAGYHGYVGIEYEGRELSEDDGILASKKLLERVGRKLA from the coding sequence ATGCCTACCTCGTCTTTGCCCACCCCATCCCGCCGAAATTTCCTTCAAACTGTCGCAGCCGCTGGAGCCATTGCATCGACCAGCGGAATCCTTGCTCGATCGTCTCAGGCTGCTGAATCCGACGCATCGGATATGCCCTTCAAAATCTCGCTGGCGGAGTGGTCGCTGCACCGCGCCCTTTACGCCAAAGACGCTGAGATCACGAACCTGGATTTCCCCCAACTGACGCGTGAAAAGTTTGGCATCGGGGCCGTTGAATACGTCAACCAATTCTTTAAGGACAAGGCTCGCGACGAGAAGTACCTGACTGAGTTGAAGAAACGATGCAGCGATCATGACGTTACCAGCGTGTTGATCATGGTGGACGGGGAAGGCAAGTTGGGAGCCGCTGATGCACAAGACCGTAAGAAGGCGGTTGAAAATCACTATCAATGGGTTGATGCCGCCAAGTTCTTGGGTTGTCATTCGATTCGCGTGAACGCCGCCAGCAGCGGGACATACACCGAGCAGTTGGATTACGCCGCGGATGGACTTCGCCAGCTAAGTGAGTATGCCGTCAAGCAAGACATTGGCGTGATCGTGGAAAACCACGGTGGTCTATCCAGCAACGCGGCTTGGCTGGCTGTCGTGATGGAACGGGTTGGCATGGGCAACTGTGGAACACTTCCTGACTTTGGCAACTTCTACATCACTCGGGGCGAAAACCCCGACTTGTTCAATCGCTATCACGGCGTGCAAGCGTTGATGCCTTACGCCAAGGCGGTCAGTGCCAAGACACATGCCTTTGATGCGGACGGCAACGAAACCTCAACCGACTACGAAAAGATGATGAGAATCGTCTTGGACGCCGGCTATCACGGTTATGTCGGGATCGAATACGAAGGCCGTGAACTCAGCGAAGACGACGGCATCTTGGCTAGTAAGAAGTTGCTTGAGCGAGTGGGTCGCAAACTTGCCTGA
- a CDS encoding LON peptidase substrate-binding domain-containing protein yields the protein MNPMSSVTQLPDDFDGKVRLFPLPGLVLFPHAMQPLQIFEPRYVEMLRETLATDQLISMATLHASNVASQSAAPPVARTVCIGKVISHTELDGDRHNILLVGVRRATIRHELETSRSFRIAQVDLIDDFYLPAATAKRGELKRRLLTAFGGIIPPSAGSQKSLHDLMAGPMGVGPITDIIAYTLPFEPADKLELLQMSDVDARAEHLITLMNRGDIELKSVSVTEQELDLPDGTDSGQDGQFPPRFSVN from the coding sequence ATGAATCCAATGTCCTCCGTGACGCAACTTCCCGACGATTTTGACGGGAAGGTGCGACTGTTTCCGTTACCGGGATTGGTGCTGTTTCCTCACGCGATGCAACCGTTGCAGATTTTTGAGCCGCGATACGTTGAGATGTTGCGGGAGACATTGGCGACGGATCAGTTGATCTCGATGGCGACGTTGCATGCTTCCAATGTCGCGTCGCAGTCAGCGGCGCCTCCGGTCGCTCGTACGGTCTGCATTGGAAAGGTGATCTCGCACACCGAACTGGATGGCGATCGTCACAACATCCTTTTGGTGGGTGTGCGTCGAGCAACGATCCGGCATGAATTGGAAACCAGCCGTTCGTTCCGGATCGCGCAGGTGGACTTGATCGATGACTTCTATTTGCCTGCCGCGACAGCCAAACGAGGTGAGCTGAAGCGTCGGTTGTTAACCGCCTTTGGAGGGATCATTCCGCCCTCGGCGGGATCTCAAAAAAGCTTGCACGACTTGATGGCGGGGCCGATGGGAGTGGGGCCGATTACGGACATCATTGCCTACACGTTGCCTTTCGAACCCGCTGACAAGCTGGAGTTGTTGCAGATGAGCGATGTGGATGCACGTGCCGAGCATTTGATCACTTTGATGAATCGAGGCGACATTGAATTGAAGTCGGTCAGCGTGACCGAGCAGGAGCTCGATCTGCCCGACGGGACGGACTCGGGCCAGGACGGTCAGTTCCCACCCCGGTTTAGTGTCAATTAA